The following nucleotide sequence is from Ferruginibacter lapsinanis.
TCAGGTGTCGGTCTCAAAGCTTCAAACAAATACACTTTGATACCATTCGCAGCAAAAACATTGGCAGTGGTCTCAGCAAAAAAGCGACTGTTATTTCTGCAATCATGAGCAATGGCCACACTCACATCATCACCAAAACATATCTTTAAATAATTGGCGTAGCCTTGTGTAGCCATCCCGACAGTATACTTATTCATGCGGTTAGTACCGATACCCATAATACCCCTTAATCCACCTGTTCCAAACTCTAAATTTTTATAGAAGGCGTCAGCCAATTCATCTTCACTTAATTGTTTAATCGCATCTTTTACTGATTGATCATAATTACCGTTCAACCACACATTTACTTTTTCCTGAATTTTATTATCCATGTTTAAATTTTTAAGTCTTCAAAAATAAAACATTCGTATATAATAAAGTATATAACAGTAAATTTGTTTTTTATGAGCCAAACATCGGTACATAGCCCAACTTCAGTGGCAGAGTTTATCCTGAGGAATGAAGGACACTCATCAACTTTTAAAGCTATATTGAGCTTTTGCCTGCTGCTTGTTACCACTTTTCACCTATTTGCACAGGATTCTACTCAAACCACCCATGTACAATTGGTACCTGTAAGCGAAGAAACTATTGATACCTCGATCGTACAAATATTCATTGGCAAAAAAAATACTTACAAACCCGAGCCGGCTTCTTCTCTATCCAAAGCACAAATAAAACGTAGAGTGAGAACCGTTGCCATAGCTAATATTGCCGGATACAGTGCAATCATGGTGGGTTTAAATGCGGCATGGTACGCCGATTTCCCCAGAACCGGTTTTCATTCATTCAACGATGATAAAGAATGGTTACAGGTAGATAAAGTGGGACATATGTATAGTGCCTACATTGAAAGCAGGGCCAGTATGGAATTATGGCGCTGGACAGGTATCGAACGTAAAAAACGAATCTGGCTGGGTGGCTTAAGTGGTGCCGTATATCAAACCGTTATTGAAACATTGGATGGATTTAGTGCAGAATGGGGCTGGAGCTGGGGCGATTTTACTGCTAATATATTGGGTAGCGGTATATTGATCGGACAGGAATTAGCATGGAATGATCAAAGAATAAAAATAAAATTCTCTTTTCATAAAAATTCTTATTCAGATGCTCAGCTAAATCAGCGTGCCGATAATCTTTTTGGCAAAACACTGGCCGAAAGATTCATTAAAGACTATAATGCTCAAACCTACTGGGCAAGTGCCAACCTCAAACCTTTCTTTCCTAAAAGTGATCTGCCGGAATGGCTCGGAGTTGCAGTAGGCTACGGCGCCAATGGCATGTTTGGTGGATTTGATAATACCTGGAAAGATAAAAATTCAAATACTACCATCGACCGGTCTGATATAAAAAGATACCGTCAATGGTATTTATCCCCCGATATAGATTTCAGCAAAATCAAAACCCGTAAAAAGGGAGTCAAGTTTCTTTTCTCCGTACTAAGTGCTTTTAAATTTCCTGCTCCGAGCATAGAATTTTCAAATGGAAAGTTTAAATTACATGCAATACATTTTTGACAGAACACTAATGGTACTGATCTAACAGATTAACACAGATCTATTTGTGCTTATAAGTTCAATCCGTGTCATCAGTGTTCTATCCTATTTAGTAATTAAAGATCTTTTATGCATCTATTACAACAATTGCTTTTTGCCGCCATCGCCATTTTTGCCATCGGACTATTTACCAAAAACATATTACAAATACGCCGTAATATTTTATTAGGCAGAGATGAAGACCTCAGTGATAACAGATCCACCCGTTGGAAAAACTTATTGCTATTGGCATTAGGACAAAAGAAAATGTTTAAAAATCCATTAGTGGCGCTAATGCATTTAGTGATCTATGCAGGTTTTATCATTATCAATATAGAAGTACTTGAAATTGTTTTAGATGGCATTTTAGGCACACACAGATTATTCTTTCCTTATCTAGGCAATCTTTATACATTCTTAATTAACTTTTTTGAGATATTGGCATTTGGCGTAATTGTGGTATGTGTTGTTTTTTTAGCACGACGAAATATCATCAAACTAAAACGTTTTATCAGTAAAGACCTTAATGGCTGGCCTCGTAGTGATGCCAATTATATATTAATCACAGAGATCATTTTAATGTGCCTGTTTCTTACAATGAATAGCACAGACAGAGCT
It contains:
- a CDS encoding DUF2279 domain-containing protein, whose product is MSQTSVHSPTSVAEFILRNEGHSSTFKAILSFCLLLVTTFHLFAQDSTQTTHVQLVPVSEETIDTSIVQIFIGKKNTYKPEPASSLSKAQIKRRVRTVAIANIAGYSAIMVGLNAAWYADFPRTGFHSFNDDKEWLQVDKVGHMYSAYIESRASMELWRWTGIERKKRIWLGGLSGAVYQTVIETLDGFSAEWGWSWGDFTANILGSGILIGQELAWNDQRIKIKFSFHKNSYSDAQLNQRADNLFGKTLAERFIKDYNAQTYWASANLKPFFPKSDLPEWLGVAVGYGANGMFGGFDNTWKDKNSNTTIDRSDIKRYRQWYLSPDIDFSKIKTRKKGVKFLFSVLSAFKFPAPSIEFSNGKFKLHAIHF